The window GGAAAAAACTACACTATCAAACGGTATCGGAGTGGAACCCAGGAATTTCCGAACTTGCACAACATTACCTCTGGCATACGATGTTCCTTGCGGAAACGGTAAATTCGGTCGATCCATTTTAACCACTACCTCAACACCACTATTATCAGTATACGTATGCGGTCCATAGAGCGGTGTATAGAGAACCAAATCGTTTGTACCTCGAGTCCAGTTCAACCGAGTTATGGTCGCAGTACTCTGAGCAAACGCAACTAATTGCGGGAAAACATTTGGTACATCACCGTTTCGAACATCACCACCCAGAAAACAAGTTCGATTCAATTTCCACACGAACCCGCTGCCACCGTATTCGATATACCGTTTTGCAAACCAGCCACCTTCGATTGTCCCACCGAATGCAGTGCCTGCACTATAATTATAAAAATCACCATTAATCGCCGCAACCACTTGTGACCGATTCCCCCAATAATTTACAGTTCCTTCACCCCAATAATTAATCGTGTCATCGTAGCGGTTTGCCATTAAGCTTACACTTTCACGACCGTTATATGGTAATCCGGTTTTGTTCAACCGGCCGCACGCAGTTACACTATCAATGATACAATTCGTTGAAGCGCGACTCAACCGGGTAATAAAAATCCGATTTGGTCCTGCAATGGTTAATGATGAATACTCTATTCCTGGAGCTATCGGAATCCAATTTGCAAATACCATACTGCTTAATATCGAAAATAGCCCAAGTATAGTTCCTAAAATAATAAAGTTTTTTCTCATAGCAATTACTCCTTCTATATTTGAATTTGAAAGTATTTTATTTTTGCAATTATAATATACCTAAAAAGATGATTGTCGCAATATAAAACTGTATATTTGCCTTCCATAGGCGGGATCCTATCTCTTCTGCTCTTTGTTTCTTTCGTTCCTTGGTTTTTCGGTTCGCTGATTTAATATTTCTTCCAATCGTTTATTTTCCCCGCAGGAACATATTCCAGATTCTCTTCTGCCGTCCATCCCTCAGTATCCGCAAATTTCCATTTCCACCAGTTTTTCCCGGTTGCATAGATGCCGTTAATCGAATGCGAAACGATTCTGCCGGTTATTCCACTCGGTGCAGTTGCAATAACGGCATAATTCGTTCCAGGACCAAGGCGAACTTCAGCATTCGTTTTCGCCATAACCTTGTCACCGGTTGAGTAAGTAGAAGTTTTACTCATTGGGAGGATGATTGCCATAACATACCCATTAGCTACTGCTCGTTCAGTTCCATCAGACGGATTATTTTTAACCTGCCCGTTTACCCAGAGCTCGGATGACCCGCCGCCATCTTGCGCAATTGCAAATTCCGCTTGTAGCGTATCAACACAGAACTTCGCTAATTCGGTAAACAACATCCCTTCATTCGTTCCCGGTCTATCACCGTCAACAACAACAAAATAAAGATAACTACTATTGAATGCAACCGCGGTTCGTGGTCGGCGAATCGTGTACTGAGTTTCACTCCAATTATCAAACCATGGTTTACTGCTCACCACGATATAAACCGCTCCGCCAATACTTGCATATACTTTACCCCAATCTTGGTCGTATGGTAACGGAGCTGGGATGTTCCATTTTTCTGACGTTGAAATCCCCCAATCTTTTATATGCATATAGACTCGCACTTCCTGACCGACCGTACACTGACTATTGAGATAACTTGCTGCGGTTCCGTGACCGGAAAAAACTACACTATCGAACGGAATCGGCGTTGACCCTGCATTTGGTCGAATCTGGCTGACCGTTCCCAGCGCAAACCACGTCCGTTGCGGAAACGATAAATTTGGTTGAACCATCTGGACTAAAACTTCTGTTCCATTGTTATCGGTATAAGTATAAGGACCGTATTGTGGCGTATATAAAACCAAATCGTTCGTGCTTCGGGTCGTATTCAGTTTTGTTATTGTTGCTGAGTTCCCGCCAAATGAAACTAATTGTTCAAACACGCTTGGCGCATCGCCATTGCGAACATTTCCGCCTAGATAACAGGTTCGGTTTAATTTCCAGAAGAATCCGCTATTTCCGCCATATTCCGGAAAACGTTTCGCAAACCATCCGCCGATAATCTGACCGCCGGAAGGAACCCCAGTCGTCGGATTGAAATAATCACCGTTAATTGCTGCAACAATTTGCGTGCGTGGTCCCCAATATTGCACATACGAAGTTGTACTACCCCAATAGTTGATTGTATCCTGATATCGGTTAACCATACTACTTAGCACTTCGCGACCGGAAGCTAATCCGGTTTTATTTAATCTCCCTTGGGCAAGTATAGTATCAATCACGCAGTTGGTTGAATCGCGATGCATCCGAGTTACATAGACATTAGTCGGTCCGGGCGGCACATACGTTAGAAACTGCTGATAATCTATTCCTGGAGCAACTGAAGTCCAATCAGCGAAAACCAAATTGAATTGCGTTAATAGGAGACATACCATGATATAAGTTAACCGTCTTTTCATATCTCACACCCCATTCGTTGATTTCAAATAAATATTATATCACTAAGTGAAGTTAACAATTTATGTTTAGTGGTATGGAAAAAATGAAGGGCGAACTATTCATGCGTCGTTCGCCCTTATCGCTAGGCTGGAAAAATGTGGGAGATAACAAGCGTTACATTTACTTAATGTTTTTCATCTTTTCTGAATTCAGTTTCGAAATATCCTTCGCTGATAGAGAATTCAGTTCATCGGCGGTGCGAACCACATGCGGGGTTAGAAACACCAAGAGTTCAGTTTTCTCTTTTATGTTATTAGTGCTTTTAAATAAATGACCGAGTATCGGCAAGCTGCCTAGAATTGGTATCTTATGCACGGTTTCAGTCCAATCATCTTTCATTAACCCGCCGATGATTACCGTTTCACCGGTTTTCACCATAACTTCAGTACTCGCTTCGCGATTTGCAATCACAGGCGCATCGAAATAAGTGGTTTCTTCAATTTTGGATATAATCGGATGGATGGTCATGGTAACAAATCCATCTGGATTAATATGCGGAGTAACGGTCAGCGTTATCCCGACATCACGGTATTGATAGCTATAATAGATTGAGCCGGTATCGGTTACCTGTCGGCTGGTTAAAAACGGTACTTGTTCCCCGACTTTTATTGTTGCCGCAGCATTATCACTGGTTAAAATTCGTGGTGTAGATAAAATATTCAATTTACTATCTTTTTTCAACGCTTTAATAATCCCTTGAATATTTTTATTTGTTATGGAATAGGTTAATCCTTGGGTAATTGAACCAAGGTTGAACGACGTTGATGCCACGCTACTCACCCACTCACCAAGTATTTCGCCGGATGGAAATATCGTCCATTCAGCACCAAGTTGCGTCTGGTCATTCAGTGTTTTTTCAGCTATCAATACTTCAATCAAAACTTGCGGTCGAGCAAAATCGAGTGAAGAAACTAATTCGCGCAATCGAGCAAAATTTCGTGGAGAAGTAATAAAAATCAACGAATTAGTATCTTTATCCGCAGCAATTCGCACCTGACCGAGCAATGTATCTCCTTTAGCCACCGCTGCGGTTTGTGTAACGCGAGTAGTTGTTATATTTCTCAAATTGGTACCACCAGTCCCGGATGTTTGCGCCTGGGTTCCACTCGCTTGTAACAAATTAGTTAACATTGTAGCTAACGTTGCGGCATCACCATGTTGCAAGTGGATGACAAGCGTTCCTTCCGGTTCAGTTTCGTCTTGGTCGAGCTTAGCAATCAAACCTTCAATTACCGCCATATCCGCTGCAGGCGCTGAAACTACTAAAGAATTCGTCCGGGTATCAACCGCTATTTTTACGGTTACCCGCGCTCGCGCCATTGCCGCTTCTGCTGCGGTTGGTTGGCTGGCTCCAGCTGTTCCTGTTTGCCCAGCAGACGTTCCCGGTGCGCCCGGTGGTCCGCCCATAAACTGTCGGAAAAATTGACCGGGACCACCACCTAGTGCGCCAGTA is drawn from bacterium and contains these coding sequences:
- the gspD gene encoding type II secretion system secretin GspD; the protein is MKRILHKTNPCARTLNFNLRVAFRRGVKNCICISLLTLCAAGIFAAEPEVNTQSAPPVVVESKMNPTSENTLALESTYSQFSSEAESPKLESSNLDTSTSNKMSGVPDRESEMVKKVSFRFTRASLEQVLRYISNITGCTVVKDAEVSGDITILSEKDISVEDALSALNSALAVKGYTSIRVNNVLKIVPIDAAKQAEVKVRVGSDPNTIEPSDEFITQVIPLSYADAAELKRDLANLMPKRGDLSANARSNTLIVTDIASNVRRFAEIIKQLDAPQTSVTQIRVFPLVNADAQALATILNDLFKSDTLTTTTGTGALGGGPGQFFRQFMGGPPGAPGTSAGQTGTAGASQPTAAEAAMARARVTVKIAVDTRTNSLVVSAPAADMAVIEGLIAKLDQDETEPEGTLVIHLQHGDAATLATMLTNLLQASGTQAQTSGTGGTNLRNITTTRVTQTAAVAKGDTLLGQVRIAADKDTNSLIFITSPRNFARLRELVSSLDFARPQVLIEVLIAEKTLNDQTQLGAEWTIFPSGEILGEWVSSVASTSFNLGSITQGLTYSITNKNIQGIIKALKKDSKLNILSTPRILTSDNAAATIKVGEQVPFLTSRQVTDTGSIYYSYQYRDVGITLTVTPHINPDGFVTMTIHPIISKIEETTYFDAPVIANREASTEVMVKTGETVIIGGLMKDDWTETVHKIPILGSLPILGHLFKSTNNIKEKTELLVFLTPHVVRTADELNSLSAKDISKLNSEKMKNIK
- a CDS encoding phosphodiester glycosidase family protein; protein product: MKRRLTYIMVCLLLTQFNLVFADWTSVAPGIDYQQFLTYVPPGPTNVYVTRMHRDSTNCVIDTILAQGRLNKTGLASGREVLSSMVNRYQDTINYWGSTTSYVQYWGPRTQIVAAINGDYFNPTTGVPSGGQIIGGWFAKRFPEYGGNSGFFWKLNRTCYLGGNVRNGDAPSVFEQLVSFGGNSATITKLNTTRSTNDLVLYTPQYGPYTYTDNNGTEVLVQMVQPNLSFPQRTWFALGTVSQIRPNAGSTPIPFDSVVFSGHGTAASYLNSQCTVGQEVRVYMHIKDWGISTSEKWNIPAPLPYDQDWGKVYASIGGAVYIVVSSKPWFDNWSETQYTIRRPRTAVAFNSSYLYFVVVDGDRPGTNEGMLFTELAKFCVDTLQAEFAIAQDGGGSSELWVNGQVKNNPSDGTERAVANGYVMAIILPMSKTSTYSTGDKVMAKTNAEVRLGPGTNYAVIATAPSGITGRIVSHSINGIYATGKNWWKWKFADTEGWTAEENLEYVPAGKINDWKKY